A single window of Malus sylvestris chromosome 5, drMalSylv7.2, whole genome shotgun sequence DNA harbors:
- the LOC126623028 gene encoding cysteine-rich receptor-like protein kinase 29 isoform X2: MPAMDSSRFLFCLFPILFLMINQALGQVPGFLYHFCINENGNYTTNSTYQTNLNRLLSSLPSNENGNGYGFYNASYRLNSSNEHIYAIGLCRGDAKVENCRSCLNDSRYALPQLCPNKKEAIGWYDNCMLRYSNSSLYGVMETSPSFYKRNNNNISSSGQDGFNQELNKLLDSIRSEAAAGGSLRKFAFRNTSAPTFQRIFAFSQCTPDISEQECSDCLVAAFGYIPKCCDGKEGGRVYRPSCYFRFEVYRFIDPTTVTQLPSPPPITPPIQSPPPSTNTTNTSQGSKGGKSRTVIIIVVPIIASLVLVMFMGICLRVWKAKKKLQSNLILGEDADEIGNAESLQFNFDTIRIATDDFSEANKLGQGGFGSVYKGRLLNGQDIAVKRLSINSGQGDLEFKNEVLLVAKLQHRNLVRLLGFCLEGVERLLIYEFVPNASLDRIIFDPIKRAQLDWDRRYKIIVGITRGLIYLHEDSRLRIIHRDLKASNILIDEEMTPKISDFGMAKLFVVDQTQGNTSRIVGTYGYMAPEYAMHGHFSVKSDVYSFGVLILEMVSGQKNNSFHHGENVEDLLSFAWKCWREGTASNLIDPALTNGSRNEIMRCIHIGLLCVQENIADRPTMNVIVLMLNSYSVTLPVPSQPAFFRDSNVGSDMSLGWKNSSEVITTGSDQSKSSSVKAPENDVSLITEVYPR, encoded by the exons ATGCCAGCAATGGATTCCTCAAGATTTCTATTCTGCCTCTTTCCCATTCTGTTTCTCATGATTAATCAAGCCCTTGGTCAAGTTCCAGGTTTTCTATACCACTTCTGCATAAACGAAAATGGAAACTATACCACCAATAGTACCTATCAGACAAACCTCAACCGCCTCCTCTCCTCCCTGCCCTCCAACGAAAACGGCAACGGGTATGGCTTTTACAATGCATCCTATCGCCTAAACTCGTCGAACGAGCACATTTATGCAATCGGACTTTGTAGAGGAGATGCCAAGGTGGAAAATTGCCGTAGCTGCCTAAATGATTCCCGATATGCCCTCCCTCAGCTTTGCCCTAATAAGAAGGAAGCAATCGGTTGGTATGACAATTGCATGTTACGCTACTCAAACAGCTCCCTCTATGGCGTCATGGAAACTAGTCCTTCTTTCTATAAAAGGAACAATAATAACATATCGTCGTCGGGCCAGGATGGATTCAACCAAGAGCTGAATAAGTTACTGGACAGCATAAGAAGTGAAGCTGCAGCTGGCGGTTCTCTTCGGAAATTTGCATTCAGAAACACAAGTGCCCCAACTTTCCAAAGAATATTTGCATTCTCGCAATGCACGCCAGACATATCAGAGCAAGAGTGCAGTGATTGCTTAGTTGCGGCTTTTGGATATATCCCCAAATGTTGTGACGGGAAAGAAGGTGGGAGAGTTTATAGACCTAGCTGTTACTTTAGATTCGAGGTTTACCGCTTCATTGACCCTACAACTGTCACACAACTGCCATCTCCGCCACCAATAACACCACCAATACAGTCTCCTCCACCATCAACCAATACCACAAACACTTCACAAG GATCGAAGGGCGGCAAATCTCGGACTGTCATCATTATTGTTGTGCCAATTATTGCTTCTTTGGTACTAGTAATGTTCATGGGCATTTGTCTAAGAGTATGGAAGGCAAAGAAAAAGCTTCAAAGTAATTTAATTCTAG GCGAAGACGCGGACGAAATTGGAAATGCAGAATCCTTGCAATTCAATTTTGACACCATTAGAATTGCCACAGATGACTTTTCTGAAGCCAATAAACTAGGACAAGGGGGATTTGGTTCTGTTTACAAG GGTAGGTTATTGAATGGACAAGACATAGCAGTGAAAAGGCTCTCAATAAATTCTGGACAAGGAGATTTGGAGTTTAAAAATGAGGTCTTGTTAGTGGCAAAGCTTCAACACCGAAACTTAGTTAGGCTCTTGGGTTTCTGCTTGGAAGGAGTTGAAAGGCTTCTTATTTATGAGTTTGTCCCTAATGCAAGTCTGGACCGCATCATATTTG ATCCAATCAAGCGCGCACAATTGGATTGGGATAGGCGCTACAAAATCATAGTAGGCATTACTCGAGGGCTCATTTACCTTCATGAAGATTCACGGCTTAGAATTATTCATCGTGATCTCAAAGCCAGTAATATCTTGATAGATGAAGAAATGACTCCCAAGATATCAGATTTTGGCATGGCAAAATTGTTTGTGGTTGATCAAACACAAGGCAACACCAGTCGAATTGTGGGGACCTA TGGATATATGGCTCCAGAATATGCGATGCATGGGCACTTTTCTGTTAAGTCGGATGTCTATAGTTTTGGTGTCTTAATTTTGGAGATGGTGAGCGGACAGAAAAATAATTCCTTTCATCATGGCGAGAATGTGGAGGATCTTCTAAGCTTC GCATGGAAATGTTGGAGGGAAGGGACAGCTTCAAATCTAATAGATCCCGCGTTGACGAACGGTTCAAGAAATGAAATAATGAGATGCATCCATATTGGGTTGCTATGTGTGCAAGAAAATATAGCCGATAGGCCAACCATGAATGTTATTGTTCTAATGCTTAACAGTTACTCAGTCACACTTCCAGTACCCTCACAACCAGCATTTTTCAGAGATAGTAACGTTGGATCTGACATGTCTTTGGGATGGAAGAATAGTTCGGAGGTGATTACAACCGGGTCGGATCAATCCAAGAGCAGCTCTGTCAAAGCACCAGAAAATGAC
- the LOC126623028 gene encoding cysteine-rich receptor-like protein kinase 29 isoform X1 codes for MPAMDSSRFLFCLFPILFLMINQALGQVPGFLYHFCINENGNYTTNSTYQTNLNRLLSSLPSNENGNGYGFYNASYRLNSSNEHIYAIGLCRGDAKVENCRSCLNDSRYALPQLCPNKKEAIGWYDNCMLRYSNSSLYGVMETSPSFYKRNNNNISSSGQDGFNQELNKLLDSIRSEAAAGGSLRKFAFRNTSAPTFQRIFAFSQCTPDISEQECSDCLVAAFGYIPKCCDGKEGGRVYRPSCYFRFEVYRFIDPTTVTQLPSPPPITPPIQSPPPSTNTTNTSQGSKGGKSRTVIIIVVPIIASLVLVMFMGICLRVWKAKKKLQSNLILGEDADEIGNAESLQFNFDTIRIATDDFSEANKLGQGGFGSVYKGRLLNGQDIAVKRLSINSGQGDLEFKNEVLLVAKLQHRNLVRLLGFCLEGVERLLIYEFVPNASLDRIIFDPIKRAQLDWDRRYKIIVGITRGLIYLHEDSRLRIIHRDLKASNILIDEEMTPKISDFGMAKLFVVDQTQGNTSRIVGTYGYMAPEYAMHGHFSVKSDVYSFGVLILEMVSGQKNNSFHHGENVEDLLSFAWKCWREGTASNLIDPALTNGSRNEIMRCIHIGLLCVQENIADRPTMNVIVLMLNSYSVTLPVPSQPAFFRDSNVGSDMSLGWKNSSEVITTGSDQSKSSSIKASENEVSLITEVYPR; via the exons ATGCCAGCAATGGATTCCTCAAGATTTCTATTCTGCCTCTTTCCCATTCTGTTTCTCATGATTAATCAAGCCCTTGGTCAAGTTCCAGGTTTTCTATACCACTTCTGCATAAACGAAAATGGAAACTATACCACCAATAGTACCTATCAGACAAACCTCAACCGCCTCCTCTCCTCCCTGCCCTCCAACGAAAACGGCAACGGGTATGGCTTTTACAATGCATCCTATCGCCTAAACTCGTCGAACGAGCACATTTATGCAATCGGACTTTGTAGAGGAGATGCCAAGGTGGAAAATTGCCGTAGCTGCCTAAATGATTCCCGATATGCCCTCCCTCAGCTTTGCCCTAATAAGAAGGAAGCAATCGGTTGGTATGACAATTGCATGTTACGCTACTCAAACAGCTCCCTCTATGGCGTCATGGAAACTAGTCCTTCTTTCTATAAAAGGAACAATAATAACATATCGTCGTCGGGCCAGGATGGATTCAACCAAGAGCTGAATAAGTTACTGGACAGCATAAGAAGTGAAGCTGCAGCTGGCGGTTCTCTTCGGAAATTTGCATTCAGAAACACAAGTGCCCCAACTTTCCAAAGAATATTTGCATTCTCGCAATGCACGCCAGACATATCAGAGCAAGAGTGCAGTGATTGCTTAGTTGCGGCTTTTGGATATATCCCCAAATGTTGTGACGGGAAAGAAGGTGGGAGAGTTTATAGACCTAGCTGTTACTTTAGATTCGAGGTTTACCGCTTCATTGACCCTACAACTGTCACACAACTGCCATCTCCGCCACCAATAACACCACCAATACAGTCTCCTCCACCATCAACCAATACCACAAACACTTCACAAG GATCGAAGGGCGGCAAATCTCGGACTGTCATCATTATTGTTGTGCCAATTATTGCTTCTTTGGTACTAGTAATGTTCATGGGCATTTGTCTAAGAGTATGGAAGGCAAAGAAAAAGCTTCAAAGTAATTTAATTCTAG GCGAAGACGCGGACGAAATTGGAAATGCAGAATCCTTGCAATTCAATTTTGACACCATTAGAATTGCCACAGATGACTTTTCTGAAGCCAATAAACTAGGACAAGGGGGATTTGGTTCTGTTTACAAG GGTAGGTTATTGAATGGACAAGACATAGCAGTGAAAAGGCTCTCAATAAATTCTGGACAAGGAGATTTGGAGTTTAAAAATGAGGTCTTGTTAGTGGCAAAGCTTCAACACCGAAACTTAGTTAGGCTCTTGGGTTTCTGCTTGGAAGGAGTTGAAAGGCTTCTTATTTATGAGTTTGTCCCTAATGCAAGTCTGGACCGCATCATATTTG ATCCAATCAAGCGCGCACAATTGGATTGGGATAGGCGCTACAAAATCATAGTAGGCATTACTCGAGGGCTCATTTACCTTCATGAAGATTCACGGCTTAGAATTATTCATCGTGATCTCAAAGCCAGTAATATCTTGATAGATGAAGAAATGACTCCCAAGATATCAGATTTTGGCATGGCAAAATTGTTTGTGGTTGATCAAACACAAGGCAACACCAGTCGAATTGTGGGGACCTA TGGATATATGGCTCCAGAATATGCGATGCATGGGCACTTTTCTGTTAAGTCGGATGTCTATAGTTTTGGTGTCTTAATTTTGGAGATGGTGAGCGGACAGAAAAATAATTCCTTTCATCATGGCGAGAATGTGGAGGATCTTCTAAGCTTC GCATGGAAATGTTGGAGGGAAGGGACAGCTTCAAATCTAATAGATCCCGCGTTGACGAACGGTTCAAGAAATGAAATAATGAGATGCATCCATATTGGGTTGCTATGTGTGCAAGAAAATATAGCCGATAGGCCAACCATGAATGTTATTGTTCTAATGCTTAACAGTTACTCAGTCACACTTCCAGTACCCTCACAACCAGCATTTTTCAGAGATAGTAACGTTGGATCTGACATGTCTTTGGGATGGAAGAATAGTTCGGAG
- the LOC126621162 gene encoding sulfite exporter TauE/SafE family protein 2-like, with the protein MQDIQDLQNVGPSKLVFPLMALLAGILGGVFGIGGGMLISPLLLQVGVAPEVTAATCSFMVFFSSSMSAFQYLLLGMEHADTALIFAIVCFVASLLGLVVLQRAIKVYGRASLIVFSVSIVMALSTVLMTTFGALEVWRDFVSGNYMGFKLPC; encoded by the exons ATGCAG GATATTCAGGACCTGCAAAATGTTGGACCATCGAAACTAGTTTTCCCACTAATGGCACTGCTAGCAGGGATTTTGGGGGGTGTTTTTGGGATTGGAGGTGGAATGCTTATAagccctcttcttcttcaagttgGGGTAGCACCTGAG GTAACGGCGGCAACTTGTTCATTCATGGTATTCTTCTCGTCTTCCATGTCGGCATTTCAGTACTTGTTACTGGGCATGGAGCATGCAGATACTGCACTCATCTTCGCCATCGTGTGCTTCGTTGCATCGCTTCTCGGACTGGTGGTGCTGCAGAGAGCAATCAAAGTGTATGGAAGGGCTTCTCTAATTGTGTTCTCAGTTAGTATAGTGATGGCTTTGAGCACTGTTCTGATGACCACCTTTGGGGCTCTTGAAgtgtggagagattttgtatCTGGAAATTACATGGGATTCAAACTACCATGTTAA